Proteins encoded by one window of Betaproteobacteria bacterium:
- a CDS encoding response regulator, with protein MGNYEQVEILLVEDKSTDAELTLRALKRHNLANRVLWVKDGQEALDYVFAAGAYAERSPGGDPKLILLDIKLPRISGVDVLRRLKGDERTKSIPVTMLTSSAEERDVIESYQLGVNSYIVKPVDFNKFVETVSEVGMYWMVVNRPPT; from the coding sequence ATGGGAAACTACGAGCAGGTCGAGATCCTCTTGGTCGAGGACAAGTCGACGGACGCGGAGTTGACGCTGCGCGCGCTCAAGCGCCACAACCTCGCCAACCGCGTGCTGTGGGTGAAGGACGGGCAGGAGGCGCTCGACTACGTGTTCGCGGCCGGTGCGTACGCCGAGCGCTCGCCCGGCGGCGATCCGAAGCTCATCCTGCTCGATATAAAACTGCCCAGGATCAGCGGCGTGGACGTGCTGCGCCGACTGAAGGGCGACGAGCGCACCAAGTCGATCCCCGTGACCATGCTGACCTCCTCGGCCGAAGAGCGCGACGTGATCGAGAGCTACCAGCTCGGTGTGAACAGCTACATCGTCAAGCCGGTCGATTTCAACAAGTTCGTCGAAACGGTGTCCGAGGTGGGCATGTACTGGATGGTGGTCAATCGGCCGCCTACATAG
- a CDS encoding PAS domain-containing protein, translating into MIAFQNLSISSKLTRLSMSVSLLVLLIACGSFVAYELLTFRGRAADQLDAHAAVVGINATPAIVFNDRAAARETLASLRAMHDVVVAAIYLADGTSFATYVRGFRDDAASLPGRFESSGTWPRIENGRLAVARAIQSDGKPIATVYIESDLRMLATRLQTYAAITLCILAVSLLAARLVSSSIEKRISEPVRRLARTADAIAADKNYGLRTGVTSSDELGQLAGAFDKMLDEIEAQNEDIRRREQNFHELADAMPQMVWTLLADGSTGYVNRQLIEYTGMAANDVKAWSWGVGLHSEDLEPCLRAWTAALRTGMPYNAECRIRRAADGVYRWHLARAVPMRDPKGQVLQWFATCTDIDAQKQAENEARQLNALLEKRVEERTEQLVAANKELEAFSYSVSHDLRAPLRAVDGFSRILQEDYDDKLDDEGRRVLNVIRNSSQEMARLIDDLLAFSRLGRSEVSGADVDMSALVRSILDEMRREIGTLPEVALRALPPAHGDSALLRQVWINLLSNAVKFSAKSDHPRIEVGGYPEGSAHVYYVKDNGAGFDMKYYDKLFGVFQRLHRSDEFPGTGVGLAIVQRVVSKHGGKVWAQGAVGQGATFFFTLPK; encoded by the coding sequence ATGATTGCGTTCCAGAACCTCTCCATCAGCAGCAAGCTCACGCGCCTGAGCATGAGCGTGAGCCTGCTGGTGCTGCTGATCGCGTGCGGCTCGTTCGTCGCCTACGAGCTCCTGACGTTCCGCGGCCGGGCAGCCGATCAACTGGACGCCCATGCCGCGGTCGTCGGCATCAACGCCACGCCGGCGATCGTGTTCAACGACCGCGCGGCCGCGCGGGAGACGCTTGCGTCGCTGCGCGCGATGCACGACGTCGTCGTCGCAGCGATCTATCTCGCCGATGGCACGAGCTTCGCCACCTACGTGCGCGGCTTTCGGGATGACGCAGCCAGCCTGCCGGGCCGATTCGAGTCGTCCGGGACGTGGCCGCGCATCGAAAACGGTCGCCTGGCCGTAGCGCGCGCCATTCAATCCGACGGCAAGCCGATCGCCACGGTCTACATCGAGTCGGACCTGAGGATGCTTGCCACGCGACTGCAGACGTATGCGGCGATCACGTTATGCATTCTGGCCGTGTCGCTGCTCGCGGCGAGGCTCGTTTCGAGCTCGATCGAGAAGCGCATCTCCGAACCGGTCCGCCGTCTCGCGCGCACCGCCGATGCGATCGCTGCGGACAAAAACTACGGCTTGCGCACCGGCGTAACCAGCTCCGACGAGCTCGGCCAGCTCGCAGGCGCATTCGACAAGATGCTCGACGAGATCGAGGCGCAGAACGAGGACATCCGCCGGCGCGAGCAGAACTTCCACGAGCTGGCCGACGCGATGCCGCAGATGGTATGGACGCTGCTCGCCGACGGATCGACTGGCTATGTCAACCGCCAGCTGATCGAGTACACCGGCATGGCAGCCAACGACGTGAAGGCCTGGAGCTGGGGTGTGGGCCTGCATTCGGAAGACCTGGAACCGTGCCTGCGCGCCTGGACCGCGGCGCTTCGCACCGGCATGCCGTACAACGCCGAATGCCGCATCCGCCGCGCAGCTGACGGCGTCTATCGCTGGCATCTCGCGCGGGCAGTGCCGATGCGCGATCCCAAGGGGCAGGTGCTGCAATGGTTCGCGACCTGCACCGACATCGACGCGCAGAAGCAGGCCGAAAACGAGGCACGGCAGCTCAACGCGCTGCTGGAGAAGCGGGTGGAGGAGCGCACCGAGCAACTGGTTGCGGCCAACAAGGAGCTGGAGGCGTTTTCGTATTCGGTCTCGCACGATCTGCGCGCGCCGTTACGGGCAGTCGACGGCTTCTCGCGCATCCTGCAGGAGGACTATGACGACAAGCTGGACGACGAGGGCCGGCGGGTCCTGAACGTGATTCGCAACAGCAGCCAGGAAATGGCCCGCCTGATCGACGACCTGCTCGCGTTTTCCCGTCTGGGCAGGAGCGAGGTCTCCGGAGCCGATGTCGACATGAGCGCGCTGGTGCGATCGATATTGGACGAGATGCGCCGCGAGATCGGCACGCTGCCCGAAGTGGCGCTGCGGGCGTTGCCGCCGGCGCACGGCGATTCGGCACTGCTGCGCCAGGTGTGGATCAACCTGCTTTCCAACGCGGTGAAGTTTTCGGCCAAGTCCGATCATCCGCGCATCGAGGTCGGCGGCTACCCGGAAGGCTCGGCGCACGTCTATTACGTCAAGGACAACGGCGCGGGCTTCGACATGAAGTACTATGACAAGCTCTTCGGCGTTTTCCAGCGCCTGCACCGCAGCGACGAGTTTCCCGGCACCGGGGTCGGGCTTGCCATCGTGCAGCGCGTGGTGAGCAAGCACGGCGGCAAGGTCTGGGCCCAAGGCGCGGTCGGGCAGGGTGCGACATTCTTTTTCACACTACCGAAGTGA
- a CDS encoding MFS transporter: MRAPPLARLLAPRLPFYYGWVILGCVCFAGFVRQGAAVAVLSVFVDPMQRDLGWSSTAFGGAVSIGGVLAALVSPSIGRLLDRRGARLLLCLAVIGTGFATMAISRIDSVVAFYLLFCFARMNWAGPFDLGLYGALNAWFVARRARAASVATVVQLAGLVAFPLIAHYAMQGADWRAGWIAVGLTVLSIGFVPVWLLLVRRPEDLGLAPEAAPASTLESRPEAQFSREQALRTPAFWLLSLYAALVFPCQAGVSLYQASHMIERGVDPTSAALIVSTFSFMSALASLGVGWLPRRWPIRHALALCGAIMCAGVLCLSAATAAAAGFLGAALFGLGVGGMLTLLPVVWADYFGRASYGAIRGVALSMQVLAQASGPLAAGALRDFSGAHTASLGLFAALSALAVLVALLARPPASVETARA; this comes from the coding sequence ATGCGCGCACCGCCACTCGCCCGCTTGCTCGCCCCGCGGCTGCCGTTCTACTACGGCTGGGTGATCCTCGGCTGCGTCTGTTTCGCGGGCTTCGTGCGCCAGGGCGCCGCGGTCGCCGTGCTGTCGGTGTTCGTGGATCCGATGCAGCGCGACCTCGGCTGGTCCAGCACCGCGTTTGGCGGCGCCGTATCGATCGGCGGCGTGCTGGCAGCGCTCGTTTCGCCTTCGATAGGCCGCCTGCTCGATCGGCGCGGCGCGCGGCTGCTGCTTTGCCTCGCCGTGATCGGCACCGGGTTCGCAACCATGGCGATCTCGCGCATCGACTCGGTGGTCGCCTTTTATCTGCTGTTCTGCTTTGCGCGCATGAATTGGGCCGGGCCGTTCGATCTCGGGCTTTACGGTGCGCTCAACGCCTGGTTCGTGGCGCGGCGCGCGCGCGCGGCCTCCGTCGCCACGGTCGTCCAGCTTGCCGGCCTGGTCGCATTTCCGTTGATCGCGCACTACGCCATGCAGGGCGCCGATTGGCGGGCCGGATGGATCGCGGTCGGCCTTACCGTGCTCAGCATCGGGTTCGTGCCGGTGTGGCTGCTGCTCGTGCGCCGCCCGGAAGATCTCGGGCTCGCGCCCGAAGCGGCGCCTGCGAGCACGCTCGAGTCACGACCCGAGGCGCAATTCAGCCGCGAACAGGCGTTGCGGACGCCGGCGTTCTGGCTGCTCTCGCTCTATGCCGCGCTGGTCTTTCCGTGCCAGGCGGGCGTGAGCCTGTACCAGGCCTCGCACATGATCGAGCGCGGCGTCGATCCCACGTCTGCAGCGCTGATCGTCAGCACCTTTTCGTTCATGTCCGCCTTAGCGAGCCTCGGGGTCGGCTGGCTGCCGCGACGCTGGCCCATTCGTCACGCGCTCGCACTATGCGGCGCGATCATGTGCGCCGGCGTCCTGTGCCTCAGCGCCGCGACCGCTGCGGCAGCGGGATTCCTGGGCGCGGCGTTGTTCGGGCTCGGCGTCGGCGGCATGCTGACGCTGCTCCCGGTCGTATGGGCCGACTACTTCGGCCGGGCGAGCTACGGCGCGATCCGCGGCGTCGCGCTTTCGATGCAGGTTCTCGCGCAGGCTTCCGGTCCGCTGGCGGCCGGTGCATTGCGAGACTTCTCGGGAGCGCACACGGCCTCGCTGGGGCTGTTCGCGGCACTATCCGCACTGGCGGTGCTGGTCGCGCTGCTGGCTCGTCCTCCTGCCTCTGTCGAGACCGCTCGCGCTTGA
- a CDS encoding DUF4154 domain-containing protein, which produces MAERSVTVPRPGAFAAWHILLIGLLGALTWGIGLPVAAAERPEHEVKAAFLYNFGKYVRWPKSAPAPDTPFVIALLGADPFGAALDEIVRGNRIDDRPVTVKRVSKVSELGACEVLFIGASEDARLEKILAELPKAPILTVGDMPRFVERGGMIGLVAANRRVQFEVNADAAERAGLVLGSQLLRLARAVVDPKAR; this is translated from the coding sequence ATGGCTGAGCGCTCGGTCACGGTGCCGCGCCCCGGCGCGTTCGCTGCATGGCACATTCTGCTCATCGGCCTGCTGGGCGCGCTGACATGGGGCATCGGCCTCCCGGTCGCTGCCGCCGAGCGCCCGGAACACGAGGTGAAGGCGGCATTCCTGTACAACTTCGGCAAGTACGTGCGCTGGCCGAAGAGTGCACCTGCGCCCGATACCCCCTTCGTGATCGCGCTCCTGGGAGCCGATCCTTTCGGCGCCGCGCTGGACGAAATCGTGCGCGGCAATCGCATCGACGACAGGCCGGTCACGGTCAAGCGGGTGAGCAAGGTGAGCGAGCTGGGCGCGTGCGAGGTGCTGTTCATCGGCGCTTCGGAGGATGCTCGGCTGGAGAAGATCCTGGCCGAGCTGCCGAAGGCGCCGATCCTGACCGTGGGCGACATGCCGCGATTCGTCGAGCGCGGCGGCATGATCGGGCTGGTCGCGGCGAACAGGCGCGTGCAGTTCGAGGTGAACGCGGATGCCGCGGAGCGCGCCGGGCTCGTGCTCGGCTCGCAGCTGCTGCGCCTGGCGCGTGCGGTCGTGGATCCGAAGGCGCGCTGA
- a CDS encoding TonB-dependent receptor: protein MLGAAKNNINGPGSKAARMRRRSKLRAIGGALAFCCSGNLSAAEHMIASTSDLANLTLADLLAIEVTSVSRSPEKTWTAAAAVHVITQDDIRRSGARTIPDALRLAPGVDVAQIDAGKWAIGVRGFQDRLARSVLVMIDGRSVYSPLFAGTYWEVQDTLIEDIDRIEVIRGPGGTLWGANAVNGVINIITKHAEETQGTLVGFGAGRDTWEASVRQGAKTADGTYFRLYAKSLDRAPQPHADAIPDYDNFRMSRAGFRADKAHSARADWTLQGDVYQAAAGQRTVVSSFFEPLSRIVDGNVKLSGANLLGRWRQRVDATTDWSLQAYYDHTERDEPTFSEIRDTIDIDFQRRTRITPRQELTWGLGWRWMGNSIDSVQTLALARSRRNDLLFTGFVQDAIEVVPDRLRLTLGTKLEHNDYSGFELQPSARLAWTPTDAQTLWAAVSRAVRTPSQVDTDVAASAFVARLGPLAIPAYFRLQGNPDFVSEKLIAYEAGYRVRPARNFSLDLAAFYNRYSDLLSADAGNLLIELAPGTPRLVLPFVFGNKLHGRTYGGELAADWALQPWWRLRASHAILRIDLDQDSDSTDVTMIDSVTGSSPRNVTLLRSSMNLGPAADLDLILRHVGALPARNVDSYTALDMQLSWRPTRGLTLSLIGRNLLDDRHAEFRGDNEENVEIRRAVLLYARVEF, encoded by the coding sequence ATGCTGGGTGCGGCCAAGAACAACATCAACGGGCCTGGAAGTAAAGCGGCGCGCATGCGTCGCAGAAGCAAGCTCCGTGCGATCGGCGGCGCTCTCGCTTTTTGCTGCAGCGGCAACCTGTCCGCCGCCGAACACATGATCGCGTCGACCTCCGACCTGGCGAATCTGACGCTCGCCGATCTGCTCGCCATCGAGGTGACCTCGGTATCGCGCAGCCCGGAGAAGACCTGGACCGCGGCGGCCGCCGTGCACGTCATCACTCAGGACGATATCCGCCGCTCCGGCGCGCGCACCATCCCCGACGCACTGCGGCTCGCGCCCGGGGTCGATGTCGCGCAAATCGACGCCGGCAAATGGGCGATCGGGGTGCGCGGCTTCCAGGACCGGTTGGCGCGCTCGGTGCTGGTGATGATCGACGGCCGCAGCGTCTATTCGCCGCTTTTCGCCGGCACCTACTGGGAGGTGCAGGACACGCTCATCGAAGATATCGACCGCATCGAGGTCATTCGCGGACCGGGCGGCACGCTATGGGGCGCCAACGCCGTGAACGGCGTGATCAATATCATTACCAAGCATGCCGAGGAGACTCAGGGCACGCTGGTCGGTTTCGGCGCCGGGCGCGACACCTGGGAGGCAAGCGTGCGGCAGGGCGCGAAGACTGCCGACGGGACGTATTTTCGCCTGTATGCCAAGTCCTTGGACCGCGCGCCGCAACCGCATGCCGACGCAATTCCCGACTACGACAATTTCCGCATGAGCCGCGCCGGCTTCCGGGCCGATAAAGCGCATTCCGCCCGCGCCGACTGGACGCTGCAGGGCGATGTCTACCAGGCAGCCGCCGGCCAGAGGACCGTGGTGTCGAGCTTCTTCGAGCCGCTCAGCCGGATCGTGGACGGAAACGTCAAGCTCTCCGGCGCGAATCTGCTCGGCCGCTGGCGCCAGCGCGTCGACGCAACGACCGACTGGTCGCTGCAGGCCTACTACGATCACACCGAGCGCGACGAACCGACCTTCAGCGAAATCCGCGACACGATCGACATCGATTTCCAGCGGCGCACGCGCATCACGCCTCGGCAGGAGCTCACCTGGGGGCTAGGCTGGCGCTGGATGGGCAATTCCATCGACAGCGTGCAGACATTGGCCCTTGCCCGCTCGCGCCGCAACGATCTGCTCTTCACCGGTTTCGTGCAGGATGCGATCGAGGTCGTGCCCGATCGCCTGCGCTTGACGCTCGGGACCAAGCTCGAGCACAACGACTATTCCGGCTTCGAGCTCCAGCCCAGCGCTCGCCTGGCTTGGACGCCGACGGACGCGCAGACCCTGTGGGCAGCGGTATCGCGCGCGGTGCGTACGCCTTCGCAGGTGGACACCGATGTCGCGGCAAGCGCCTTCGTCGCGCGGCTCGGGCCTCTTGCGATTCCGGCCTATTTCCGGCTGCAAGGCAACCCCGACTTCGTCTCCGAGAAGCTCATCGCCTACGAGGCCGGCTACCGGGTACGGCCGGCGCGAAATTTCTCCCTCGACCTGGCGGCATTCTATAACCGCTATTCGGATCTGCTCAGCGCGGATGCCGGCAACCTGTTGATCGAGCTCGCGCCGGGGACGCCGCGCCTGGTGCTTCCGTTCGTTTTCGGCAACAAGCTGCACGGCCGCACCTATGGCGGGGAGCTGGCGGCGGACTGGGCGCTGCAGCCGTGGTGGCGCTTGCGCGCATCGCATGCGATTCTGCGCATCGACCTGGACCAGGATTCCGACAGCACCGACGTCACCATGATCGACTCGGTCACTGGATCATCGCCGCGAAACGTCACGCTGCTGCGCTCCAGCATGAATCTCGGACCCGCAGCCGACCTCGACCTGATCCTGCGTCATGTCGGCGCCCTGCCCGCGCGCAACGTGGATTCCTACACGGCCCTGGATATGCAGTTGAGCTGGCGGCCGACGCGCGGGCTGACGCTTTCGCTGATCGGCAGGAACCTGCTGGACGATCGTCACGCCGAGTTTCGCGGCGACAACGAGGAGAACGTGGAAATACGCCGTGCGGTTCTGCTCTATGCGCGAGTCGAATTCTAA
- a CDS encoding GFA family protein: protein MKVDGRCHCGNIRYQAEVDPGKVTVCHCTDCQMLTGSAFRANVQAPRESFVLRGGQPRIYIKTAESGTRRAHAFCPQCGTPVYSSAISDPPYYSLRVGCLEQRAQLEPARQIWCKSALGWAMKLQGVEQIMQQ, encoded by the coding sequence GTGAAAGTCGATGGAAGATGCCATTGCGGCAACATCCGCTACCAGGCCGAGGTCGACCCGGGCAAAGTGACGGTGTGTCATTGCACCGATTGCCAGATGCTGACGGGCTCGGCCTTTCGCGCCAATGTGCAGGCTCCCCGGGAGAGTTTCGTCCTGCGCGGCGGCCAGCCTCGCATCTACATCAAGACCGCCGAGAGCGGAACCCGACGCGCGCATGCGTTCTGTCCGCAATGCGGCACGCCGGTGTACTCGTCGGCGATCAGCGATCCTCCGTACTATTCCTTGCGCGTGGGCTGTCTGGAACAACGCGCTCAGCTCGAGCCCGCGCGGCAGATCTGGTGCAAATCCGCGCTGGGCTGGGCAATGAAACTGCAGGGTGTCGAGCAGATCATGCAGCAGTGA
- a CDS encoding acyl-CoA dehydrogenase, whose protein sequence is MIRDQETLSILLDTVRRFVRERCVPAEAIAADTDRIPDEVVAEMRRMGLFGFAIPDEYGGMGLTLEEEVLVNFELSRCSPVFRSIAGTNNGIGSMGIAIDGTEVQKRKYLPRLASGEIIGAFALTEPGSGSDAGALSTSARREGDHYILNGTKRFITNAPEAGIFTVMARTDPSTRDASGVSAFIVEAGTPGLSLGPIDRKMGQRGGHTCDVIFADAWVPAANIIGGQENMGFKTAMKVLDKARLNIAAVCVGVAERMLELALGYAIERRQFGRPVAEFQLVQAMLADCRTEIFAARSMTLEAARKHDAGERIALEASCCKYFASEMCGRVADRAVQIHGGAGYMADYGIERFYRDVRLFRIYEGTSQIQQLVIARHMIKAAGEY, encoded by the coding sequence ATGATCCGCGACCAGGAAACGCTCAGTATCTTGCTCGATACCGTGCGCCGCTTCGTGCGCGAACGCTGCGTGCCGGCCGAGGCGATCGCCGCGGACACCGATCGCATCCCGGACGAGGTCGTCGCCGAGATGCGGCGCATGGGGCTGTTCGGCTTCGCCATCCCCGACGAGTACGGCGGCATGGGCCTCACGCTCGAAGAAGAGGTGCTGGTCAATTTCGAGCTCTCGCGCTGCTCGCCCGTGTTTCGTTCGATCGCGGGCACCAACAACGGCATCGGCTCGATGGGCATTGCGATCGACGGCACCGAGGTGCAGAAGCGCAAATACCTGCCGCGGCTCGCCTCGGGCGAGATCATCGGTGCCTTCGCCCTGACCGAGCCGGGCTCGGGGTCGGATGCCGGGGCGCTTAGCACCAGCGCACGCCGCGAGGGCGACCACTACATCCTCAACGGCACCAAGCGCTTCATCACCAATGCGCCCGAAGCCGGCATCTTCACCGTCATGGCGCGTACCGATCCGAGCACCCGGGATGCATCCGGCGTATCGGCCTTCATCGTCGAAGCCGGCACGCCCGGTCTATCGCTCGGTCCCATCGACCGCAAGATGGGACAGCGCGGTGGCCACACTTGCGACGTGATCTTCGCAGACGCATGGGTTCCCGCCGCCAACATCATCGGCGGCCAGGAAAACATGGGCTTCAAGACCGCGATGAAAGTGCTCGACAAGGCGCGGCTCAACATCGCGGCCGTGTGCGTCGGCGTGGCCGAACGCATGCTCGAGCTTGCACTCGGCTACGCGATCGAGCGGCGCCAGTTCGGCCGTCCGGTCGCCGAATTCCAGCTGGTGCAGGCGATGCTTGCGGATTGCCGCACCGAGATCTTCGCGGCCCGGTCGATGACGCTGGAGGCGGCGCGCAAGCACGACGCCGGCGAGCGCATTGCCCTGGAAGCCTCGTGCTGCAAGTACTTCGCCTCCGAGATGTGCGGGCGGGTGGCCGATCGCGCCGTGCAGATCCACGGCGGCGCGGGCTACATGGCCGACTACGGCATCGAGCGCTTCTATCGCGACGTGCGCCTGTTCCGCATCTACGAAGGCACCAGCCAGATCCAGCAGCTGGTCATCGCGCGCCACATGATCAAGGCCGCCGGGGAGTATTGA
- a CDS encoding tripartite tricarboxylate transporter substrate binding protein, translated as MRKQAAIAAFGFAAIVGCAGAAAQSAYPTKPIRIIVAYTPAGTTDILARAIGQKFTAAWSQPVIVDNRPGANGTIGTEIAAKAPADGYTLLMATAATHAINPTLYPKLQYDAVKDFAPVSRVATVPNILVVSNALPVKNVKELIAYAKANPGKLAHGSPGIGSTGHLSAELFKSMTGIRMTHVAYKGSAPTLQDLMSGQIQVVIDNIPPYLPQVKAGKIRALAVTPAKRSPAAPELPTIDEAGVKGYEASTWFALFAPAGTPAAVVAKLSAETRRILDLPDMRERLLGLGAQPAGSTPEELARFVKAEVAKWAKVIRDANVTLN; from the coding sequence ATGAGGAAGCAGGCAGCAATCGCCGCATTCGGTTTCGCGGCCATCGTCGGCTGCGCCGGCGCGGCTGCGCAGAGCGCTTATCCAACCAAACCGATCCGGATCATCGTGGCGTACACGCCGGCCGGAACCACCGACATCCTCGCGCGCGCGATCGGGCAGAAGTTCACCGCGGCGTGGTCGCAGCCGGTGATCGTCGACAATCGGCCGGGGGCCAACGGCACCATCGGTACCGAAATCGCGGCCAAGGCGCCGGCCGACGGCTATACGCTGCTCATGGCGACGGCGGCAACCCATGCCATCAATCCGACGCTGTATCCCAAGCTGCAATACGACGCGGTCAAGGACTTCGCACCGGTGAGCCGGGTGGCGACGGTGCCCAACATCCTGGTGGTGAGCAACGCGCTTCCGGTGAAGAACGTGAAGGAGCTGATCGCCTACGCCAAGGCCAATCCGGGAAAGCTCGCGCACGGCTCGCCCGGCATCGGCAGCACCGGCCACCTGTCGGCGGAGCTCTTCAAGAGCATGACCGGGATTCGCATGACGCATGTCGCGTACAAGGGCAGCGCACCGACCTTGCAGGACCTCATGAGCGGTCAAATCCAGGTGGTGATCGACAATATCCCGCCCTATCTGCCGCAAGTGAAGGCGGGCAAGATCCGCGCGCTCGCGGTCACGCCGGCCAAGCGCTCGCCCGCGGCGCCCGAGCTGCCGACCATAGACGAAGCAGGGGTCAAGGGTTACGAGGCCTCCACCTGGTTCGCCTTGTTCGCGCCCGCCGGTACGCCCGCAGCGGTGGTGGCCAAGCTTTCGGCCGAAACGCGGCGCATCCTCGACCTGCCCGACATGCGCGAGCGGCTGCTCGGCCTGGGCGCGCAACCGGCCGGCAGCACGCCCGAAGAATTGGCGCGCTTCGTTAAGGCCGAGGTCGCGAAATGGGCGAAGGTCATCCGCGACGCCAACGTGACGCTCAATTGA
- a CDS encoding aminotransferase class III-fold pyridoxal phosphate-dependent enzyme, translating to MVTACLGRAEDFGMTSDLTPYVDIDSVTHAQHRGAAMTDAEMIKHLWTHKTQDHPHLPDEALMFERGEGVYVWNREGRRFIDAFAGLAVVNVGHGRAEIAEAVARQTMQLAYYPTTRQFSNRPAAELAAKLAALTPGDLSYTLFAVSGSEANERAIQIARHYWLKRGRGRKHKVIALQRGYHGATLGTLEVCGIPELFAPYEPLAWDGFVKSPPPYALHDREAGTDERLVRRCADMLADAVRAQDPETVAAIILEPCLSSGGIIIPPLGWLERVRDICDELDVLMIADEVITGFGRTGRWFAVEHEAVVPDIMTIAKGITSGYVPLSAAVARTRIADVFGETGHEENVHANTYCGHPVACAAALANIAILEREDLIANSARMGERLQHALANRIGALPIVGEVRSRGLLLAVDLVDPHDRHQPLAKEQVASLNMRAWKRGFIPFARGSVLRLAPPLCIDAAQVDELAALVCECVEELQDELLTPRAPGPAMRRSDPPAAAAPSSRPRPESAR from the coding sequence ATGGTAACAGCCTGCCTCGGGCGTGCCGAGGATTTCGGGATGACCTCGGATTTGACACCGTACGTCGACATCGATAGCGTGACGCACGCGCAACACCGAGGAGCCGCGATGACCGACGCCGAAATGATAAAGCACTTGTGGACCCACAAGACCCAGGATCACCCGCACCTTCCGGACGAGGCGCTCATGTTCGAGCGCGGCGAAGGCGTCTACGTCTGGAACCGCGAGGGCCGGCGCTTCATCGACGCCTTTGCCGGGCTTGCCGTGGTCAACGTCGGTCACGGCCGCGCCGAGATCGCCGAGGCGGTAGCCCGCCAGACGATGCAGCTCGCTTACTATCCGACCACGCGCCAATTCTCCAATCGGCCCGCCGCCGAGCTGGCGGCGAAGCTCGCGGCGCTCACCCCCGGCGATCTCTCGTATACCTTGTTCGCAGTGAGCGGCTCGGAAGCGAACGAGCGCGCGATCCAGATCGCCCGGCACTACTGGCTCAAGCGCGGCCGTGGGCGCAAGCACAAGGTGATCGCCTTGCAGCGCGGCTACCACGGCGCCACACTGGGAACACTCGAAGTGTGCGGCATTCCCGAGCTGTTCGCGCCCTACGAGCCGCTCGCCTGGGACGGATTCGTCAAGTCGCCGCCGCCGTATGCGTTGCACGACCGTGAGGCCGGCACCGACGAACGACTCGTGCGCCGCTGCGCCGACATGCTGGCCGACGCGGTTCGCGCCCAGGACCCGGAGACGGTGGCGGCGATCATCCTGGAGCCGTGCCTGAGCTCGGGCGGGATCATCATCCCGCCGCTGGGCTGGCTCGAGCGCGTGCGCGATATCTGCGACGAGCTGGACGTGCTCATGATCGCCGACGAGGTGATCACCGGTTTCGGGCGCACCGGGCGCTGGTTCGCCGTGGAGCATGAAGCGGTCGTTCCCGACATCATGACGATCGCCAAGGGCATCACCTCGGGCTACGTTCCGTTGTCGGCTGCCGTCGCACGGACCCGCATCGCCGACGTGTTCGGCGAAACGGGCCACGAGGAGAACGTCCATGCCAACACGTACTGCGGACATCCGGTCGCATGCGCAGCCGCGCTCGCCAACATCGCCATCCTGGAGCGGGAGGACCTGATTGCGAATTCCGCTCGCATGGGCGAGCGCCTGCAGCACGCCCTCGCAAATCGCATCGGCGCTCTGCCGATCGTCGGCGAGGTGCGCTCGCGCGGGCTCCTGCTCGCCGTCGACCTGGTCGATCCGCACGACCGGCACCAGCCGCTGGCGAAGGAACAGGTCGCCTCGCTCAACATGCGCGCCTGGAAACGCGGCTTCATTCCGTTCGCACGCGGCAGCGTATTGCGGCTCGCGCCGCCGCTTTGCATCGACGCGGCCCAGGTCGACGAGCTGGCGGCGCTCGTGTGCGAGTGCGTCGAAGAGCTGCAGGATGAGCTCCTTACCCCGCGTGCACCTGGCCCAGCCATGCGCAGATCCGATCCGCCCGCGGCAGCCGCGCCATCGTCCAGGCCTCGTCCAGAATCTGCGCGCTGA